From a region of the Myxococcaceae bacterium JPH2 genome:
- a CDS encoding glycosyltransferase family 39 protein, with the protein MTGRAATRDEKRLAWALWALAFVALCLTDLAVGFTRDESVYFAAAEGYASWFRLLFHAPTQAFSDAAIVRAWDYNHEHPALMKTLFGLSHLLFHDTLGLMRDATAFRLPAFALAAMIPALSFLLGSALYGRAAGLFAALSFLLVPRQYFNAELACFDMPVAAMWLLVVYCFWRALEDARWGVGCGVAFGLALATKHNALFLPFALAPFALWRAWTESASQPEARARLFRFVGLFAAVAGLYGLLVVSLGGLDGFQRKFFLLSPHTMLFVGMATGGAWLLKDLEPVNPRVTRALVPLAAMAVFGPVIFYLHWPYLWHQPVERTAWYLAFHATHNHYAWFYLGTLMRAPPFPLTYVVVKTALTVPTSLFAPMVTGLAALVGRAVLSCSPRAREWVRVPTPAEGLVGVNAVLSILVISHPEVPHFGGVKHWLPSMPFLGILAGAAVVRGCDALWEQVKERRPTVPRVAVLVPVFALLLAPALWALTRVFPYGTAYYSELAGGLPGAATLGMQRQFWSSHVTGVLPWINAHAKSGARLYLHEVNGFSFRDYQRNGMLREDLRAVGSPAEADIVAYQYHQEFREHEFLTWQAFGTRTPVTGLYVDETPQVVVYQRPEDRE; encoded by the coding sequence ATGACGGGGCGAGCGGCCACGCGCGACGAGAAGCGACTGGCGTGGGCCCTGTGGGCGCTGGCCTTCGTGGCGCTGTGCCTCACCGATTTGGCGGTGGGTTTCACCCGCGACGAGAGCGTCTACTTCGCGGCGGCGGAGGGCTACGCGAGCTGGTTCCGGTTGCTCTTCCATGCGCCGACGCAGGCGTTCTCGGACGCGGCCATCGTGCGCGCGTGGGACTACAACCACGAGCACCCCGCGCTGATGAAGACGCTGTTCGGGCTGAGCCACCTGCTCTTCCACGACACGTTGGGCCTCATGCGCGACGCGACCGCGTTCCGCCTGCCGGCCTTCGCGCTGGCGGCGATGATTCCCGCGCTGAGCTTCCTCTTGGGCAGCGCGCTGTATGGCCGCGCGGCGGGCCTGTTCGCGGCGCTCTCGTTCCTCCTGGTGCCACGGCAGTACTTCAACGCGGAGCTGGCGTGCTTCGACATGCCCGTGGCCGCGATGTGGCTGCTGGTCGTGTACTGCTTCTGGCGCGCGCTGGAGGACGCGCGGTGGGGCGTGGGCTGCGGCGTGGCCTTTGGACTCGCGCTGGCCACCAAGCACAACGCCCTCTTCCTGCCCTTCGCGCTGGCGCCCTTCGCGCTGTGGCGCGCCTGGACGGAGAGCGCATCCCAGCCCGAGGCCCGCGCGCGGCTCTTCCGCTTCGTGGGCCTGTTCGCCGCGGTGGCCGGACTCTACGGCCTGCTCGTGGTGAGCCTGGGCGGACTGGATGGCTTCCAGCGCAAGTTCTTCCTGCTCAGTCCGCACACGATGCTGTTCGTCGGAATGGCGACGGGCGGCGCGTGGCTCTTGAAGGACCTGGAGCCGGTGAACCCTCGCGTGACGCGCGCGCTGGTGCCGCTCGCGGCGATGGCGGTGTTCGGGCCCGTCATCTTCTACCTGCACTGGCCCTATCTCTGGCACCAGCCGGTGGAGCGCACCGCGTGGTACCTGGCGTTCCACGCGACGCACAACCACTACGCCTGGTTCTATCTGGGCACGCTCATGCGCGCGCCCCCCTTCCCGCTCACCTATGTCGTGGTGAAGACGGCGCTGACGGTGCCCACCAGCCTCTTCGCGCCCATGGTGACGGGACTGGCCGCGCTCGTCGGTCGGGCCGTGCTGTCCTGCTCACCGCGCGCCCGTGAGTGGGTGCGCGTCCCGACTCCCGCCGAGGGGCTCGTGGGCGTCAACGCGGTGCTGTCCATCCTCGTCATCAGCCATCCCGAGGTGCCGCACTTCGGCGGCGTGAAGCACTGGCTGCCCTCCATGCCGTTCCTGGGCATCCTCGCGGGCGCGGCCGTGGTGCGGGGCTGCGATGCGCTGTGGGAACAAGTGAAGGAGCGCCGCCCCACCGTGCCGCGCGTGGCGGTGCTGGTGCCGGTGTTCGCCCTGCTGCTCGCGCCCGCGCTGTGGGCGCTGACGCGCGTGTTCCCCTACGGGACGGCGTACTACTCGGAGCTGGCGGGCGGACTGCCCGGCGCGGCCACCCTGGGCATGCAGCGACAGTTCTGGTCCAGCCACGTGACGGGCGTGCTGCCGTGGATCAACGCCCACGCGAAGTCCGGCGCGCGCCTCTACCTGCACGAGGTGAATGGCTTCTCGTTCCGCGACTACCAGCGCAACGGGATGCTGCGCGAGGACCTGCGCGCGGTGGGCTCACCGGCCGAGGCGGACATCGTCGCGTACCAGTACCATCAGGAGTTCCGCGAGCACGAGTTCCTCACGTGGCAGGCCTTCGGCACGCGCACGCCGGTGACGGGGCTGTACGTGGACGAGACGCCGCAGGTCGTCGTCTACCAGCGACCCGAGGACCGCGAGTAG
- a CDS encoding transcriptional regulator, whose protein sequence is MPEGSAALQLAVGDRVVYPNQGVCRVTAIDVKEVAGQKLTFVTMRREEDGAVVMVPEAKVVAIGVRKVATAEDVERIYAFLRSDSDKADLDWKQRARTNLDRMTQGGILGLAEVVKALQVLSELRPLPTKERELYDSARHLLVSEVAAALGTAEVNAEDSIDIVLFPPGRERPKRTAAEFARPEGEDGDMDLDGDLMGLDGGELDLPSEEEAPAEPEENAEGESEGEGEESEESSSEESAPKKRGRPPKAKPPEGEAPAAPKKRGRPPKPKPEVLSTEPPPPPKKRGRPPKPKPPESEAAAPAAPKKRGRPPKVKPPEGE, encoded by the coding sequence ATGCCTGAAGGGTCCGCTGCACTCCAGCTCGCGGTCGGCGACCGGGTCGTCTACCCGAACCAAGGGGTCTGTCGCGTCACGGCGATTGACGTCAAGGAAGTCGCTGGCCAGAAGCTCACGTTCGTCACCATGCGCCGCGAGGAAGACGGTGCAGTCGTCATGGTGCCCGAGGCCAAGGTCGTCGCCATCGGGGTCCGCAAGGTCGCGACCGCCGAGGACGTCGAGCGCATCTATGCGTTCCTGCGCTCCGACAGCGACAAGGCGGACCTGGATTGGAAGCAGCGCGCGCGCACCAACCTGGACCGCATGACCCAGGGCGGAATCCTCGGCCTGGCCGAGGTCGTCAAGGCGCTGCAGGTCCTGAGCGAGCTGCGCCCGCTGCCCACCAAGGAGCGTGAGCTGTACGACTCCGCTCGGCACCTGCTGGTCTCGGAAGTGGCCGCCGCGCTGGGCACCGCCGAGGTCAACGCCGAGGACTCCATCGACATCGTCCTGTTCCCGCCCGGCCGCGAGCGCCCCAAGCGCACCGCCGCCGAGTTCGCTCGCCCCGAAGGCGAGGACGGCGACATGGACCTCGACGGCGACCTCATGGGCCTGGACGGCGGCGAGCTGGACCTGCCCTCCGAAGAGGAGGCCCCCGCCGAGCCCGAGGAGAACGCCGAGGGCGAGAGCGAAGGCGAAGGCGAGGAGTCCGAAGAGTCCTCCTCCGAGGAGTCCGCGCCCAAGAAGCGCGGCCGTCCTCCCAAGGCCAAGCCTCCCGAGGGCGAGGCCCCGGCTGCGCCCAAGAAGCGCGGCCGTCCGCCCAAGCCCAAGCCCGAGGTCCTGTCCACCGAGCCGCCTCCGCCGCCGAAGAAGCGGGGCCGCCCGCCCAAGCCCAAGCCGCCGGAGAGCGAGGCCGCCGCGCCCGCCGCTCCCAAGAAGCGCGGTCGCCCGCCCAAGGTGAAGCCACCGGAGGGCGAGTGA
- a CDS encoding iron-containing alcohol dehydrogenase — translation MKPFDIPPEPRVTEMAWPTRIVFGAGALQRLPAQVARLKMTRPLVVTDAGVVKAGLVSRVLETLKSAGVTCAVFDRVEPNPTEADVFAGLEAYRQNGCDGVIALGGGSALDAGKLVQLLTTHEPPLSRYDDATGGDQFIREDVPPLIAIPTTAGTGSEVGRSGVVTLKDTGRKTVIFSPHLLPRAAVVDPELTLGLPPAITAATGMDALTHCVEAYVAQGFHPLADAVAVDGMTRVGRSLVTAVREGEDLAARTDMMVAAMEGAMAFQKGLGACHALAHALTPISGVPHGLANAICLPVVMEFNRAVCTARLARVAVALGDTTQAREEVLAGNAVERVRQLNAAVGLPSRLRDAGVREADLPLIATKAFQDASHQGNPRKVTEADLLALAREAY, via the coding sequence ATGAAGCCGTTCGACATTCCCCCCGAGCCTCGCGTGACGGAGATGGCGTGGCCCACGCGCATCGTCTTCGGTGCCGGTGCCCTCCAGCGCCTGCCCGCGCAGGTGGCTCGGCTGAAGATGACGCGTCCGTTGGTGGTGACGGATGCGGGCGTGGTGAAGGCGGGGCTCGTCTCGCGCGTGTTGGAGACGCTGAAGTCCGCGGGCGTGACGTGCGCTGTCTTCGACCGCGTGGAGCCCAACCCCACCGAGGCCGATGTCTTCGCGGGGCTGGAGGCCTATCGGCAGAATGGCTGCGATGGCGTCATCGCGCTGGGAGGTGGCAGCGCGCTGGACGCGGGCAAGCTGGTGCAGTTGCTCACCACGCACGAGCCGCCGCTCAGCCGCTATGACGACGCGACGGGCGGCGACCAGTTCATCCGCGAGGATGTGCCTCCGCTCATCGCCATTCCCACCACGGCGGGGACAGGCTCGGAGGTGGGGCGCTCGGGTGTGGTGACGCTGAAGGACACCGGCCGCAAGACGGTCATCTTCAGTCCGCACCTGTTGCCGCGCGCGGCCGTGGTGGACCCAGAGCTGACGCTCGGGTTGCCTCCCGCCATCACCGCCGCCACGGGCATGGACGCGCTCACGCACTGCGTGGAGGCCTATGTGGCGCAGGGCTTCCATCCCTTGGCGGATGCGGTGGCCGTGGATGGGATGACCCGCGTGGGGCGCTCACTCGTCACCGCGGTGCGCGAGGGCGAGGACCTCGCCGCCCGCACGGACATGATGGTGGCCGCGATGGAGGGCGCCATGGCCTTCCAGAAGGGCCTCGGGGCCTGTCACGCGCTGGCGCACGCGCTCACGCCCATCTCGGGTGTGCCGCACGGCCTGGCGAACGCCATCTGTCTGCCGGTGGTGATGGAGTTCAACCGCGCGGTGTGCACGGCGCGATTGGCGCGCGTGGCGGTGGCGCTGGGAGACACCACTCAGGCTCGCGAGGAGGTGCTCGCGGGCAACGCCGTCGAACGCGTGCGACAGCTCAACGCGGCGGTGGGCTTGCCCTCACGCCTGCGCGACGCGGGCGTGCGCGAGGCGGACCTGCCGCTCATCGCGACGAAGGCGTTCCAGGACGCCTCGCATCAGGGCAATCCGCGCAAGGTCACCGAGGCGGACCTGCTCGCCCTGGCGCGCGAGGCCTACTGA
- a CDS encoding App1 family protein — translation MLLVSPAALAGPAVWVAPALASPEGLTLEGRVLKDAPSPGSSPLSRNLRRLLAPNWEGASVEVEFQGVKATVTSGDDGAFAVDLRPGEGQRFTAGPSVAEVRVAGARARARVEVVADDVPFLVVSDFDDTVAVTGVTSTRRLLTSALLRDGDTQEAVPGMAAFYGCLRADSAPAFALVSGSPIQYLPRVRTFLAHNGFPSGFGVYLRDLGPGTLSGYKQPIIRRLLRQFPQPVVLVGDSGEKDPEVYRQIRDEFPGRVKAIYIRDAGHAEDPKRFTDMVLFQDPRVAAEHAAKAGLASAACLAASMPATKDAP, via the coding sequence ATGTTGTTGGTGTCCCCAGCCGCCCTGGCAGGTCCGGCCGTCTGGGTGGCGCCCGCCCTGGCGAGTCCGGAGGGGCTCACCCTGGAGGGCCGGGTCCTGAAGGACGCCCCGAGTCCGGGCAGCTCGCCGCTGTCGCGAAACCTGCGGCGTCTGCTGGCTCCGAACTGGGAGGGCGCGTCGGTGGAGGTGGAGTTCCAGGGCGTGAAGGCCACCGTGACGAGCGGCGACGATGGCGCGTTCGCGGTGGACCTCCGGCCTGGAGAGGGTCAGCGCTTCACGGCTGGCCCCTCCGTGGCGGAGGTGCGCGTGGCGGGGGCTCGGGCGCGAGCGCGGGTGGAGGTCGTCGCGGACGACGTGCCCTTCCTGGTGGTCTCGGACTTCGACGACACGGTGGCGGTGACGGGCGTGACGAGCACGAGGCGCCTGCTGACCTCCGCGCTGCTCCGGGACGGAGACACGCAGGAGGCGGTGCCCGGGATGGCGGCCTTCTATGGCTGTCTGCGAGCGGACTCCGCGCCAGCGTTCGCGCTCGTGAGCGGCTCGCCCATCCAGTACCTGCCCCGCGTGCGGACGTTCCTGGCGCATAACGGTTTCCCGTCGGGGTTCGGGGTGTACCTGCGCGACCTCGGGCCGGGGACGCTGTCCGGCTACAAGCAGCCCATCATCCGGCGGCTGCTGCGCCAGTTCCCGCAGCCGGTGGTGCTGGTGGGGGACTCGGGCGAGAAGGACCCGGAGGTGTATCGGCAGATCCGCGACGAGTTTCCCGGGCGCGTGAAGGCCATCTACATCCGCGACGCCGGCCACGCCGAGGACCCGAAGCGCTTCACGGACATGGTGCTCTTCCAGGACCCGCGCGTCGCAGCGGAACACGCGGCGAAGGCCGGGCTCGCGAGCGCCGCATGTCTCGCGGCCTCGATGCCCGCGACGAAGGACGCACCGTGA
- a CDS encoding glutamine synthetase, whose translation MSTRPKAKVLTHPTLARRARTKERGETSRSAPTREGGSDTLHRWMDAKGVRKVKLGAIDLDGVWRGKYVSLDKFFSAAKGGLGFCDVVFGWDLGDELLDNTEVTGWHTGYPDAKARVDVSTARIIPWEPDTAAFLLDFVNPDGSPFEASPRQLLQKVAARARQQGFLPRFGAEYEFFIFKEQPHSLREKGFQSLSPLTPGMFGYSWLRTSLNAPLVHALIDGCNAFGLDIEGFHTETGPGVFEAAIRYDDLEKAADKAALFKTVVKEICSRHGLTACFMAKVNPKLPGCSGHVHQSLWNLKGDENLFHDPDAPQGMSARMRHYIGGQIALMPELTALYWPTINSYKRSVENTWAPTTATWGVENRTCAIRVIGDSPKSMRLEYRQLGADMNAYVGMAVSLAAGLWGIENEVEPPAPVLANAYSARHAKPLPRTLKDAVALLKESEHARELLGEAFVDHFLRTREWEVRQYERAVTTWELERYLELI comes from the coding sequence ATGTCGACGCGACCCAAGGCGAAGGTCCTCACGCATCCGACGCTGGCCCGGCGCGCGCGGACGAAGGAGCGGGGCGAGACTTCGCGCAGTGCCCCCACGCGCGAGGGTGGCTCGGACACGCTGCATCGGTGGATGGATGCGAAGGGCGTGCGCAAGGTGAAGCTGGGCGCCATCGACTTGGATGGCGTCTGGCGCGGCAAGTACGTCTCGCTCGACAAGTTCTTCAGCGCGGCCAAGGGCGGCCTGGGCTTCTGTGACGTCGTCTTCGGCTGGGACCTGGGAGACGAACTGCTGGACAACACCGAGGTGACGGGCTGGCACACGGGCTACCCGGACGCGAAGGCCCGGGTGGACGTGTCCACCGCGCGCATCATCCCGTGGGAGCCGGACACGGCGGCCTTCCTGCTCGACTTCGTGAACCCGGATGGCTCGCCCTTCGAGGCGAGTCCGCGTCAGCTCTTGCAGAAGGTGGCCGCGCGCGCGCGCCAGCAGGGCTTCCTGCCCAGGTTCGGCGCCGAGTACGAGTTCTTCATCTTCAAGGAGCAGCCGCACAGCCTGCGCGAGAAGGGCTTTCAATCCTTGTCGCCGCTCACGCCGGGCATGTTCGGCTACTCGTGGCTGCGCACGTCGCTCAACGCGCCGCTGGTGCACGCGCTCATCGATGGCTGCAACGCCTTCGGCCTCGACATCGAGGGCTTCCATACCGAGACGGGGCCCGGCGTCTTCGAGGCCGCCATCCGCTACGACGACCTGGAGAAGGCGGCGGACAAGGCGGCTCTGTTCAAGACGGTGGTGAAGGAGATCTGCTCGCGCCACGGGCTCACCGCGTGCTTCATGGCCAAGGTGAACCCCAAGCTGCCGGGTTGCTCGGGGCACGTGCACCAGTCGCTGTGGAACCTCAAGGGCGACGAGAACCTCTTCCATGACCCCGATGCGCCGCAGGGGATGAGCGCGCGGATGCGGCACTACATCGGCGGGCAGATCGCCCTGATGCCGGAGCTGACCGCGCTCTACTGGCCCACCATCAACAGCTACAAGCGCAGCGTGGAGAACACGTGGGCGCCCACCACGGCCACCTGGGGCGTGGAGAACCGCACCTGCGCCATCCGCGTCATCGGTGACAGCCCCAAGTCCATGCGCCTGGAGTACCGCCAGCTCGGCGCGGACATGAACGCCTATGTCGGCATGGCGGTGAGCCTGGCCGCGGGTTTGTGGGGCATCGAGAACGAAGTGGAGCCGCCCGCGCCCGTGTTGGCGAATGCGTACTCGGCTCGGCATGCGAAGCCGCTGCCCCGAACGCTGAAGGACGCCGTGGCGCTGCTCAAGGAGAGCGAGCACGCGCGCGAGCTGTTGGGCGAAGCCTTCGTGGACCACTTCCTCCGCACCCGCGAGTGGGAGGTGCGCCAGTACGAGCGCGCCGTCACCACGTGGGAGCTGGAGCGCTACCTGGAACTCATTTGA
- a CDS encoding protein kinase, producing the protein MPPPPAGQPFGKYTLLDRIATGGMAEIFRARMTAAAGVTKPVVIKKILPDYAGNTAFVSMFINEAHIAVGLSHGNIAQVFDFGEVEGEYFLAMEWVDGHPLSRVLRRARDKGLRALPQPLAVLVGIEMLRGLSYAHTRLDEGGRPLHIIHRDVSPQNVLLSYEGQVKLVDFGIARARLAGHHEAEARAAQGKYFYFSPEQARGEALDARSDVFAAGTVLYELLCGHLPFEGPRDQVLQRIVQGDFAPPRALDPSIPAALERILLTAMATERARRFPTAQSFAEALARFLHLAAPDVSSSALAHLMGYLFEPDLVTEGRPVQLPREFLAEVSRWSRPADGAPEPASPRPAPAEPLTPGPRGERTTQPIPETPTPAPQRIRLRRGAVWLAPVGVALVATSLGLFLGGTNSFSVELSSSPPGAALRVDGRPISDTTPTLVTHLDSDTEHLVEVTLPGMVPWSQRLHAERGTTLAVHARLRRRTPPTASPAASHAQALEAASHEATFSPSASPSLSAAAQVLLIPPSAAARVRLDPSRTYGLRTEGRVSLGGPVPTAQAAWFVEGSTALPARRTFGVVGPDEEVEVSQAAVLYVFLLDGRVDDNRGALQVHVREQATGALTTLLLDSRRNTVTPMPAEGFTLRALDPDTTYEVFVRQGAEPARTRGPGSEPVGQVLTLHGNGEDPDSLEVLEVNHPTLVHGARWLQLLFPDDAADDNSGSLTLHVSVLMPLAGKPPPSP; encoded by the coding sequence GTGCCGCCGCCTCCCGCGGGCCAGCCATTCGGGAAGTACACGTTGCTCGATCGCATCGCGACGGGCGGCATGGCGGAGATCTTCCGCGCCCGGATGACCGCTGCCGCCGGCGTCACCAAGCCTGTCGTCATCAAGAAGATTCTCCCGGACTACGCGGGAAACACCGCTTTCGTCTCGATGTTCATCAACGAGGCGCACATCGCGGTGGGGCTGAGTCACGGGAACATCGCGCAGGTGTTCGACTTCGGCGAGGTGGAGGGGGAGTACTTCCTCGCGATGGAATGGGTGGATGGCCACCCCTTGTCGCGAGTCCTTCGCCGCGCGCGTGACAAGGGCCTGCGGGCCCTGCCCCAGCCGCTCGCGGTGCTGGTGGGCATCGAGATGCTGCGGGGTCTGTCCTACGCCCACACGCGCCTCGACGAAGGCGGCCGCCCGCTGCACATCATCCACCGCGATGTGAGCCCCCAGAACGTCCTGCTCAGCTACGAGGGGCAGGTGAAGCTGGTGGACTTCGGCATCGCCCGCGCGCGGCTGGCCGGGCACCACGAAGCCGAGGCCCGCGCCGCCCAGGGCAAGTACTTCTACTTCTCGCCCGAGCAGGCCCGGGGCGAGGCACTCGATGCCCGCTCGGACGTGTTCGCCGCCGGCACCGTGCTCTACGAGCTGCTCTGCGGACACCTGCCGTTCGAGGGTCCGCGCGACCAGGTGCTCCAGCGCATCGTCCAAGGAGACTTCGCCCCACCCCGCGCGTTGGACCCGAGCATCCCCGCGGCGCTGGAGCGCATCCTGCTGACAGCGATGGCCACCGAGCGCGCGCGCCGCTTCCCCACCGCGCAGTCGTTCGCCGAGGCCCTGGCGCGCTTCCTCCACCTCGCCGCCCCGGACGTGTCGTCCAGCGCGCTGGCGCACCTCATGGGCTACCTGTTCGAGCCCGACCTCGTCACCGAGGGTCGCCCCGTCCAGTTGCCGCGAGAGTTCCTCGCCGAGGTCTCCCGTTGGTCACGCCCCGCCGACGGCGCGCCCGAGCCCGCCTCGCCGCGACCCGCTCCGGCCGAGCCGCTCACTCCCGGCCCCCGAGGCGAACGCACCACCCAGCCCATCCCCGAGACACCCACCCCCGCGCCCCAGCGAATCCGGCTGCGTCGGGGCGCCGTGTGGCTCGCGCCCGTGGGCGTGGCGCTGGTGGCCACCAGCCTGGGCTTGTTCCTGGGAGGCACGAACAGCTTCTCCGTGGAGCTGAGTTCGTCACCGCCGGGTGCCGCCCTGCGCGTCGATGGCCGGCCGATCTCCGACACCACGCCCACCCTGGTGACGCATCTGGACTCGGACACCGAGCACCTCGTGGAGGTGACCCTGCCGGGCATGGTGCCGTGGAGCCAGCGGCTGCACGCCGAGCGAGGCACGACCCTGGCCGTCCATGCCCGCTTGCGGCGACGCACTCCCCCCACGGCCTCGCCGGCCGCGTCGCATGCGCAGGCCCTGGAGGCCGCGTCCCACGAGGCGACCTTCTCGCCCTCGGCATCGCCCTCGCTGTCCGCCGCGGCCCAGGTCCTGCTGATACCGCCCTCGGCCGCCGCGCGCGTGCGGCTGGACCCATCGCGAACCTATGGCCTGCGCACCGAGGGCCGCGTGTCGCTGGGAGGTCCCGTCCCCACCGCGCAGGCCGCGTGGTTCGTCGAGGGCAGCACCGCCCTGCCCGCGCGTCGCACGTTCGGCGTGGTGGGCCCCGACGAAGAGGTCGAGGTGAGCCAGGCCGCCGTGCTCTACGTCTTCCTCCTGGACGGGCGCGTGGACGACAACCGCGGCGCCCTCCAGGTCCATGTGCGCGAGCAGGCCACCGGCGCCCTCACCACCCTGCTCCTGGACTCGCGTCGCAACACGGTGACGCCCATGCCCGCCGAGGGCTTCACCTTGCGGGCGTTGGATCCGGACACCACCTACGAGGTCTTCGTGCGCCAGGGCGCCGAGCCCGCCCGCACGCGCGGCCCCGGCAGCGAGCCCGTGGGACAGGTGCTCACGCTGCACGGCAACGGCGAGGATCCAGACTCGCTGGAGGTGCTGGAGGTCAACCACCCCACGCTGGTGCACGGCGCGCGGTGGTTGCAGCTCCTGTTCCCGGACGACGCGGCGGACGACAACTCGGGCAGCCTCACGCTGCACGTGTCCGTGCTGATGCCGCTTGCGGGCAAGCCGCCACCGTCCCCGTGA
- a CDS encoding acyl-CoA dehydrogenase family protein translates to MVAVVESAARSQAALAGGMFLAQEVGATPFVTPESFTDEQRLFFKTALQFCREQVLTQAERIEAKDNALLRDLLRRAGELGLLSVDISEAHGGTGLDKTTSLLLAEAMAQLGSWSVTFGAHTGIGTLPIVWFGNEAQKAKYLPKLASGEWVAAYALTEQGSGSDARAAKTKAVRSADGKHYVLNGSKLYITNAAFADVFVVFAQVDGDKFTGFIVERGTPGFSVGPEEHKMGIRGSSTCPLYFEDARVPVENLLGELGKGHRIAFNILNYGRLKLGAGVIGGMKLQLENALKFAQERQQFKTPIVRFPLIREKLARMAALVYALETMTYRTAGLVDGRLASKDRSAPDYDAHLIAAIEEYVTEASIMKVFGSEALDALVDDAVQIHGGAGYIEEYPVERAYRDARINRIFEGTNEINRMLITGMLLKRAVKGDLPLFALARSVEEALSRGERPRAHTQDALAAEEVAAECAKQLALHGMRLATEAFGTELDRHQEVMALLADVVMDAFALDSLVTRTRQVAGDGALDPTRVALVRLYAQESTTRAFERTRRALCSILKGEALQAELKRLATLDAFSPYDPAELRETVVTALESSGGYPYSAA, encoded by the coding sequence ATGGTCGCTGTCGTCGAGTCCGCTGCCCGTTCCCAGGCTGCTCTCGCCGGGGGAATGTTCCTCGCCCAGGAGGTGGGGGCCACGCCCTTCGTCACCCCCGAGTCCTTCACCGATGAGCAGCGCCTCTTCTTCAAGACGGCCCTGCAGTTCTGTCGCGAGCAGGTGCTGACGCAGGCGGAGCGCATCGAGGCGAAGGACAACGCGCTCCTGAGAGACCTGCTGCGCCGCGCGGGCGAACTGGGGCTGCTGAGCGTGGACATCTCGGAGGCCCATGGCGGCACGGGCCTCGACAAGACGACCTCGCTGTTGCTGGCCGAGGCCATGGCACAGCTGGGCTCGTGGTCGGTGACGTTCGGCGCGCACACGGGCATCGGCACGCTGCCCATCGTCTGGTTCGGCAATGAGGCCCAGAAGGCGAAGTACCTGCCGAAGCTGGCCTCGGGCGAGTGGGTGGCGGCCTACGCGCTGACGGAGCAGGGCAGCGGCAGCGACGCGCGCGCGGCGAAGACGAAGGCGGTGCGCTCCGCGGACGGCAAGCACTACGTGCTCAATGGCTCGAAGCTCTACATCACCAACGCGGCCTTCGCGGACGTGTTCGTCGTCTTCGCGCAGGTGGACGGCGACAAGTTCACCGGGTTCATCGTGGAGCGCGGCACCCCGGGCTTCAGCGTGGGGCCCGAGGAGCACAAGATGGGCATCCGCGGCTCGTCCACGTGCCCGCTGTACTTCGAGGACGCGCGCGTGCCCGTCGAGAACCTGCTGGGCGAGCTGGGCAAGGGCCACCGGATCGCCTTCAACATCCTCAACTACGGCCGGCTCAAGCTGGGCGCGGGCGTCATCGGCGGCATGAAGCTTCAGCTGGAGAACGCGCTGAAGTTCGCGCAGGAGCGCCAGCAGTTCAAGACGCCCATCGTCCGCTTCCCGCTCATCCGCGAGAAGCTGGCGCGCATGGCCGCGCTCGTCTATGCGCTGGAGACGATGACGTACCGCACGGCGGGCCTGGTGGACGGGCGGCTGGCGTCCAAGGACCGCTCCGCGCCGGACTACGACGCGCACCTCATCGCGGCCATCGAGGAGTACGTCACCGAGGCCTCCATCATGAAGGTGTTCGGCTCGGAGGCGCTCGACGCGCTGGTGGACGACGCGGTGCAGATTCACGGCGGCGCCGGCTACATCGAGGAGTACCCCGTCGAGCGGGCCTATCGCGACGCGCGCATCAACCGCATCTTCGAGGGCACCAACGAGATCAACCGCATGCTCATCACCGGCATGCTGCTCAAGCGCGCGGTGAAGGGAGACCTGCCGCTGTTCGCCCTGGCGCGCTCCGTGGAAGAGGCCTTGTCGCGCGGTGAGCGGCCCCGGGCGCACACGCAGGACGCGCTCGCCGCCGAAGAAGTGGCCGCCGAGTGCGCCAAGCAGCTCGCCCTCCATGGCATGCGCCTGGCGACCGAAGCGTTCGGCACCGAGCTGGACCGGCACCAGGAGGTCATGGCCCTCCTGGCGGACGTGGTGATGGACGCCTTCGCGCTGGACTCGCTGGTGACGCGCACGCGGCAGGTCGCCGGTGACGGCGCGCTGGACCCCACGCGGGTGGCGCTGGTGCGGCTGTACGCGCAGGAGTCCACGACGCGCGCCTTCGAGCGCACCCGCCGCGCGCTGTGCTCCATCTTGAAGGGAGAGGCGCTCCAGGCGGAGCTGAAGCGGCTGGCCACGCTGGACGCCTTCAGTCCGTATGACCCCGCGGAGCTGCGCGAGACCGTCGTCACGGCCCTGGAGTCCTCGGGCGGCTATCCGTACAGCGCCGCGTGA